tttaaccaCCCGAAAGGCAGAGACAACATCATTGATCTTTTCTTATACCAGCCTCATTACCTTAATGCAATTCAGACTATGTGCCCACATATCCTTCGATATTTGACGACTGCAGTTATTACAAACAAAGATGGCAGAAAACGAAGGCAAGTCCTTAAAGATTTGGTCAAGGTTATTCAGCAGGAATCTTATACCTACAAAGACCCTATTACAGAGTTTGTGGAATGCTTGTATGTTAATTTTGACTTTGATGGTGCCCAGAAAAAGCTACGAGAATGTGAATCGGTGTTGGTGAATGACTTTTTCTTGGTGGCCTGCCTTGAAGACTTCATTGAAAATGCTCgtctctttatttttgaaacattttgtcGCATTCATCAGTGCATTAGCATCAGTATGCTGGCTGATAAATTGAACATGACACCAGACGATGCTGAAAGATGGATTGTCAATCTCATCCGAAATGCAAGGCTGGAtgcaaaaatagattcaaaactGGGCCACGTAGTGATGGGAAATAATGCAATCTCTCCGTACCAGCAAGTAATTGAGAAGACCAAAAACCTGTCTTTCCGCAGTCAGATGCTGGCTATGAA
The Ailuropoda melanoleuca isolate Jingjing unplaced genomic scaffold, ASM200744v2 unplaced-scaffold59417, whole genome shotgun sequence DNA segment above includes these coding regions:
- the LOC117799887 gene encoding eukaryotic translation initiation factor 3 subunit E-like; translated protein: LDTLYRYAKFQYECGNYSGAAEYLYFFRVLVPATDRNALSSLWGKLASEILMQNWDSAMEDLTRLRETIDNNSVSSPLQSLQQRTWLIHWSLFVFFNHPKGRDNIIDLFLYQPHYLNAIQTMCPHILRYLTTAVITNKDGRKRRQVLKDLVKVIQQESYTYKDPITEFVECLYVNFDFDGAQKKLRECESVLVNDFFLVACLEDFIENARLFIFETFCRIHQCISISMLADKLNMTPDDAERWIVNLIRNARLDAKIDSKLGHVVMGNNAISPYQQVIEKTKNLSFRSQMLAMNIEKKTIQNIKADAP